Proteins from a single region of Candidatus Obscuribacterales bacterium:
- a CDS encoding tail fiber domain-containing protein, translating to MADKYPVSIYGRPNGFIRAEEGATAGATLGVDLRDAGGNLLIDPITQTITNGDITHSPSGDAVFDALAGKEPAIAAGSEGQFIRGDKVPSTILNTTISPGLTINRTNNSVNALNAIQATGGTMYFGQGAAMTFNVGSSNNLSLASNQWLRVDGTTVGAGTDNTISSFEAARRCSVVYSATGVINTSDARDKSVRGTLNVQELAAAKELANAAVIFQWNDAIAEKGPDARLHCSPTVQSVISIMESHGLDPFRYGFVCYDSWGEIPMVVEEETGEVLQSYQPAGDRYSLRPAELSFFISVGVAQLISSLEGRLTALETA from the coding sequence ATGGCGGATAAATATCCTGTCTCTATCTACGGCCGTCCTAACGGATTTATCCGGGCTGAGGAAGGGGCAACTGCGGGAGCTACTCTGGGAGTAGACCTCCGCGACGCGGGCGGCAATCTACTGATCGACCCAATAACACAGACAATCACAAACGGTGATATCACACACTCCCCCAGTGGGGATGCTGTGTTTGATGCGCTGGCGGGAAAGGAGCCAGCCATTGCGGCTGGGTCAGAGGGGCAGTTCATACGAGGCGACAAGGTTCCCAGCACCATCCTCAACACCACCATCTCTCCCGGACTGACCATCAACCGAACCAACAACTCGGTCAATGCGCTGAACGCGATTCAAGCGACCGGGGGCACCATGTACTTCGGTCAAGGCGCGGCGATGACCTTCAATGTGGGCAGTAGTAATAACCTGTCACTGGCGTCTAATCAGTGGCTCCGTGTTGATGGAACTACAGTAGGAGCCGGGACGGACAACACAATCAGCTCCTTTGAAGCGGCACGCAGGTGTTCTGTAGTCTATTCGGCCACCGGGGTTATCAATACCTCCGATGCTCGAGATAAATCTGTACGAGGTACTCTAAACGTGCAGGAGTTAGCCGCCGCCAAAGAGCTAGCGAATGCTGCTGTGATCTTCCAGTGGAATGATGCAATAGCAGAGAAAGGCCCCGATGCCAGACTGCATTGCAGCCCCACTGTGCAGAGCGTTATCTCTATTATGGAGTCCCACGGGCTAGACCCGTTCCGCTACGGTTTCGTATGCTACGACTCATGGGGAGAGATTCCCATGGTAGTCGAGGAAGAGACGGGAGAGGTACTACAGAGCTACCAGCCGGCTGGGGATAGGTACAGTTTACGCCCTGCTGAGCTGAGCTTTTTTATCTCAGTAGGAGTTGCACAACTTATTTCGTCTTTAGAGGGCCGTCTTACTGCCCTAGAAACAGCATGA